Genomic segment of Apus apus isolate bApuApu2 chromosome 9, bApuApu2.pri.cur, whole genome shotgun sequence:
TAGTAGCAGTTGGTTTGTAGGCATATGCTCCTGCAGACTCATCTGAAGATTCCTCCGAAAGGTCCTCTAAGTCTTCTGGGTCTGAGTCAACAGCAacctcctgcctttcctttccATCATAAATGATCAGCAAGGAGCTTGAGTAGAAGCGGTAGGACTCCTGTTTCTCTAGGACAGACTTGAGTTCAGTCAGTTTTTTAATCACAGATTCAAAGAGTTCCCTGCGCAGGTATTTGCCGTTATGAAAGAACTGGTAAAGTGCTTCTTTGAATCCTTGGACTGAGAGTTTTCTTCCGTGGTATTTATTCATGAACATTAGCTGGCCAGTGCCTGCCTGGTAGACCTGCACATACAAACAcaagacaacagaaaagaaatagttAAAATTGCTGGTAACACCAACTCAAAGCCTTGAAGGTACAAAAACACCCATCATGCTATGGAAAGCTTTTATAAAATGACTCTTGCAATTGCTCCTGCAGTTTCAGAAACTGCTAACGACAATCTAGCAGTGTCTTACGGAACTCAGAGTCacagaggaaatggaaaagtCCTTTGGATTAGATTTGAGCTTTTCCATCAGGAATATAAGACTGAGGAGTTTAAGTGAGATTAGCAAAGCTGCAGCCAAGACCTCCAAAGTCAAACTACAACTTGTACCACAGCTCACAGGTGTACCAGCTGATTCCCAGAATGCTGAGCTCCAAGTGACAACACTCTTACAGAAAACTAAGATGTGCCCTATAATGCTCTGTATTTAAAGAAGTCAGACCTGCTCCTGCAAGATTTCTTCAGCAGTCTGTACACCACAGAGCTCAATAATGCCTGAACATCTGGGTCAAGTAATGCCTCCAAAGTTCCACCTTGTTTTCCAGCACAGGTCTATACTGGAATGTGAACAATGAGCAGGTCCTACTCAAATCCCAGTACACTGTGGTTAGACATACAGCTCTCACACTTTCATTCCTGCCTCATGCTCTTCTCTGAAGTTAAACAGTGAGCTGAACACCACACATGCCAATAGTCATGATGTGGAACAAGTCCTAGCAAACACTGCTGGCATTCCTGGAATCTACTGGATGGGAGGAGAGGCTTCAGAAAAGACTCAAATACAAACACGTTGTTTCCATTTGTCACTCTAGGAATACagaaacaagtaaacaaaacacTCAGGTGAAAGTCCATCTCAACTCTATCTCCTTATTTGACCACAAGTCTTATCACATTTACCAAGCCACTTCTCCTGTGCATTTGCAACAAGCCTTCTTCAAGCAGTGGGAGATCTGTGGCTTTTCAGTCTACAAGACAGAACTGATCGCTTAATATTCTGGCAAATTTCCACACgttttatttcaaatgcatgTACTGACAGACTTTCCTTTCAACTCTTTCCTACGCTATCCCAAAATGTTTATCAGATCATTAGTTTCACTACACAGTTTTGAATTGCTCCTATTGTGCAGGAGGGTGTTTTTGTGCTCAGAGAACACATCTGCTGATGCATGTGCTGCAGgttgctcctgcagctgctgccaccttcAACTGATGATACCCAAAAGCCCTGTTCCCCtcccaaaggaaaagaagggcAGCATCTCAGGGACACATGAGGTAACTACGCAAGTCAAAAAATCCCCCAACAGAAATGAGCACAAATCTGTTGCCCTACAGATGGTTAGTTTTCCTCTCACCTGCATGCCACAAACTCGGACTCCGATCACAGCTGATGTGCTCTGCTGACACTTGCGAATCTGATTTGCCTTCTTCTCCTCTGATGCATCGTCTCCATGCTGTCGGGTCCCCATCTTCAGGTCCAACACACATGGTACTTCGTATCGAGATGTTAGGTTTtccagcaaaataaattcttactAGTTAAGGAACAATACTCACAACGAAGAACACAGGTTTAAAAACCATTACCGCAGATGTTATAGTGCCAGTCTTAACTTTAAGCATACCCAAAACATGCCTGGAATATAGTAGCCTGTCAAAAATTAGTTACATAAACTTAGCATAAAGCAGAGTGGATATCTATTCCAGTTTCACTGGTCTCTAGAGAAGACAGGTCCATTTCCacattaagtaaaaaaaataaaaagtagccAAGGACATACAGAAATATAATCTGACAGCTGAGGCACAGACTTGGAATTCTGAAGTACTTCCTGCCTAGCAACAGACATTTATGGGAAATGGAagattttctgtgcttcagttgCCATTCAAAAACAGTGAAGCATTTTCACACCACCTCTGAAAAACCGAAGTTAAAAAGCACTTTGGAACATTTGAATTAATACTGGTTGAGAGATACCACACACTTCTACTTTGGTAATTTAATAATCTTCTACAGTGAAATGGGGAGGATACCAGCCATGAAGTGCTTTCTATTGTTCTGAACAGTTCATTACTCAGAGATGTTCTAGTAATTTATTCATTGAAAATCCTCACAGATGGGGAATTTGTTTATTTAGGTATATGGATACTGGTATTGTTGCATGATTTATCAGTTGTATCCAAGCCTGCATAAGCCTATATAGCAAGATCTCTTTCTTCCACAGAATGCAGTGTGGAGATGCTTGCCTCAGTTCCAGAGCACAAAAATGGTGTGCATTTCAGCTTTCATGGATGCAGCCACTGTTTTTGTATTTCTCATGCTCCAATCGTACTGGACAATTTATCTCggctttttttttatcagtCACTAAAAAGAGACTACTAGAAGCAGACAACTCCAGGCATTGGAATAtcctctgtatttaaaaaagtTGTAGAAAAGGGAAAGATGACACTGACACTAGTTTTTAAGATCACCAGTACCAAAACAGTAACAGAGTTGACAGAactcttctgctttgaaaacttttcATTAGTAAACGACACTGAAGATCCAAAACACAGTATGCTGTAAAGCCTTGCCATCAACTAATCCATAATTTGTAGATTTGAATTAAGTTACCAGAATTTCCTCGCCTAGCTACTTTATTACATGCTGGAAAAAGCCATGTTCTGGATACTGCTGGACATCCCTCCAAAGTCACCAAATAAATCATAGCTTTAGAGACTCTCTCTGGAATAAGCCTGTGCTGTACTTTTACTGGCAcattgaagaaataaaaagcagagccCTACTCATTCCATTCTTATGAGGCACTTTCAGGAAAGGATACTATATTGATTCCGgtgttttgcattttccttcatTCGCTGTAACTGCTGCTGGTGACATTTCATGCTCCAAGGATTATGATGTTTCAACTGTGAactgacatttccttttttctctacAGTATAATACAAGACTTCAGATTTCTTCAGCCACTCAAATTCTTCCTCCAGTTTGTGACTAGAAAACAGAACAATGCATCATATTAGAGCTCAAGTAGAAAACACTTTAAAGGTGCTGTCAGTGGATTTAACTTTACAAACTATTTTTCTCACCTTCAACAACAGTTAGCATaagctttattttgctttccataCTGCTGGACAAGTTGCCTATCAGTAATGTTTCAACCTTTACAAATCAACTCCCATATTCATTTAAACCAGCATATAGCCAAATATGTTACAAAACATGTAGTATTTCTATTTATATATTCTTCAGCTGTGTGAATTGCTTCCATAGAAGTAGAGCAAGTAGCAGCAATATgctttaagatttattttagcACAACACATCCTAGCTCCCAGTTTAAAGTGGGCACAATTAACAAATGAACAAGGGGGAAAATGCCACCAACAGGGATAAGGCAGGATTCCTACAACAGTATGGCATATATAGTAACACTGAAGTATCCTGTTTATATACAAGTATTGCAGTTTTGCAGGTGCtctttgtttagttttggggtttttttgttgttattgccAAAGCTTTGACATTGAGAAGCCTTCTTCAATTgaccacagcaaaaaaataataaatgaaaaacgCTCAACAGACTCCTGGCCTGAGGATACATTAGTTTCAATACTGAACCTGTCTGCACAGAAAAgctcaagaaaaatgaaaccaaagaaaatgACAGTTAGGAGTTCTGGAGAGCAGATCCTAATGTGACAGCAAAAAATGTTGTGCTTCACCACTCCGTATTTCACTTCACCCTATCAAActtaccttttaattttttcctctttcctgtgCTGTCGGACCCATTCCTTAGacatcttttcattttctaacaACATTGTCTTTTTGTTAGTCCATCTCAACAGCTTACTTTTGGGTTCACAGTCAGAATTATCTAAGTTTTCTAAGTTATCGTGGTCCCCATTTAATGGATATGCTATTAGACATAAATTTCCATCTTCATCTTCTTCAAAGCTCACTGACACCACACCTGAGGAGAGAATGGACACAGAGAGTTAGGAAGTGCTGAAGTAACAAATGAGCCTTTTAGAACATATGATTTTAAACTAAGAATATAGcaactttttggttttttttctcttacccTGGTCCTTAGTTTCTATCTTGCCACAGGCCAAACCTCATCGGCCAACCTAACAAATATCAAAAGACCTAGACAAAAATGACACCTCACAAAAGACAATTTATCAAATTGACAAAACAGTGACACAAAAGGTTACTTTCTCTCTCTGATGCAGTCAAGAAAGAATCAAATAATAACAGGAGACAATTTCAATTaataaaagtttttattaataaaaaaacctgactgGTCTGACCCTACGCGAGATGTAAAACATCTGTTAACATCTTGCAATGAAAAGTgatctaaacaaaaaaaccctcacaccAAAAGCTTGAAGTTTTGCAtgacagcaaagcaaaaagcacTTATCCAAACAAGACTTGGTTAATAGAACTCGAGGGGAAACTAAGATTTGCAAGGAGagcaaaacaatgaaaatgtcACATTACAACAGAAAATAGTCCAAAAGCTTCCACTTAGAATCATCACATTTAatgatacattttcttcttcttttcgGAATATATTTTATTGGTACTGGTTATGCAGCAATCTTGTGAAATAGATAACAAAAATGCAGTACAAAACAAATCTGTCTGTGGTACAGAAACATGGTGAACCTTATAGGCAggggttttttcctcatctcCCCCTTGAGTCTTTAGAGCACTGCACTGTCAGTCTCAGTGGAGGGCTCTGACACAGATGTGCTCAGTGCCACGTTAGAAAGTTTCAGTGGTTAATGAAGAAGCCTTAACAATTGTCTGaattggctttttattttatttctcagtccTCTCTCTTTACACATATCTCAGTCTGCACAGTTCTTGCAGCCCATCACTAGGGCAAAGGGGAGAGGTCTTGGAGAGAGGTTGCACTTCTGAGCTGGAGACCCACAGTAGCTGGGGCAAGGGAGCACAGAAGCTCTGACAGTTCTGCTGCCACAAAGGAGGGgacaacagggaaaaaaaaagggggagcCATCTAGCAAATGGCTTTTGGCTTTCTCCTGGAAAAAATGACAGAGATGGTCCAAATGAGACCCCATACCCCTAAATCCCTCCCCACACAGCCACATACACGAGTACAATTTTTATATTCCATTTTGAGAAATATCATTCAAAGATCACATTTTCTTCCAGTCCAACAAAACTTGTAGTTAGATGTGTCAAAAAGTCTCTGTAAGTGTGCAGGGAGTTATTAACTTTGAAACATCTCCTCTGAAGTCTTCTGACAGTTTCACAAACAGTTTGCAAAACTTCATTAGCCTTAGGGTTAAAATCaatgtgctttaaaaagcagttccatttttaaaaaagtgctTCAGACATATTATTTATTAATCACCAGGCAGCAGTTGATGGAatagcaaagagaaagaaaagtgtttctgtTAACTAGTGCAATGCTTAGGAGAACTGGAATTTCCACTCCTACATAGCATCTGACTCAGCCTCATCACAGCTACTTGATCCTTGACTACCTAAATGCCatgaattttaatttccttaatgGCAGAAACGACACTGCAAATATTCAACAAGACACCTCACTGACATGAATTTATTGTGATCAAAATGGGAGTCAGAGGAGAAATCCAAAACCCGAGACCACAACTAATCTTACACAAAACAGTCAACCTGTATTTGCAAACCCCTGTAAACAGGCATCAAACAAATGGcaaaaaatagatatatttagaaattcacacacacacacacaagcgCAGCAGATAATTACTGAAAACTTTCACAAGCTGTTAGCTGCTTACCTGTGCCTAAGGGAGATACATGGGCTatcaccagcagagctgctctacTCTAATGCTGTTAGTCAGCCCAAACAACGACTTGGCAAGCATTTCCACCCTGCATCTCCACAGCCTGCCTCAGACAACATCAAAAtacatgaaaagaaaaccctgaaaTCTCTTCCACACAGAAGAGATTTCAGAGAGAATAGAGAGCACATCACACCtgtatttacagaaagaaaaagctcaaCACCATCCTAAGATGTGATAACTTACCCTCATATTGCGGAGTGAATTTACGCATTTCTGTTGGGAGAGTCTCATAGAACTGGTGTTCCCTCTGAATAAGGGGCTTACAGATGGTCTTGTCATTAAACCGGAGGACACAGGAGTGTCCTCCAACCTGGTGGACAAAAGGCTCCAGCAGGACTCCCTTGGAATAGTGCTCCACTTCCATAGCTCCAAATGCTGGGCTCATCCTTGTAGCACATTAGACAGAAGAAGGCCACAGTAGTGAAGGCAGTTCAGAGCCAGAAGCCTCTGAGACCTGAAGGTGTTTATTCCGATTCAAAAGTctgttaaaacaaacacaagagaGCGCCGGGCCGTCAGTTTCCGGGCAGGCTGAGGCCTGGGCAGCAGcgcggagcggcggggcggggagcggagcgCGGAGCTGCCGCCGCTCGCTGCTCGGAGGTGCCGACTGCGGGCGCGAGGgaggagcagccccacagccccgccaggccccgcccctCCGCGCACCGACCAATGGCAGCCGCCGATgggcgccggccccgccccgcccgcgcaTGCGCACGGGCTGCGCTGGGCACGGGCCGAGCTGCGGAACCGCGGCTCctctttggggattttttaattaccaCGTATCGATGCTAGCCCTGGCTAGTCCTACTGCAAGTCGCGCCTAACGCCCTCCAGCGTCTGTTCAGAGGGCCCGAGGAATCAGCGTTCCCAGggtcccctctctcctccccggTGAGCAGTCAGAGAAACGCGCAACTGGCACAAAGTTTCGGCCCCCTGTCCTAGACAGCACAGGaacctgcccagctccagcctggacGCTGATTTCACCGGTTTATTCACGACAACATGtcagacatttaaaatactgcataCGAGCTGACTTTTCAGACGAAAAACAACGCTAATGATCATTTTCCCACGGGCTGCAGCGGCACCACCTGCCCCGTGACCGCGCACCGCCCAGCTCCGGCCAGCCCCTGCTCCAACCCACCTGCACTCCGGCCGGCAACCAGAGCAGGAAagctaaaaaccaaaacatgacTCTCTTGTTCTGCACCGTCCAGTAAAGTTTTAAGTCAAGTTGCTCTAATTTTAGACCCCAGGTTCAATAATTAACTTTCTTCGGCTAAAAACAACCTCGTACTTATTTTGTCTGAAGATCATTACACGAACAATAATGCACTTAATTCAAAGAGACTACAAAGTGTTCTAGGTCACAGGTCTATTTTTATTTGTCCTTCTTAGATCTTTAACAGCTTTACATTAACGGGAAAAGCAGAGACCTGCGGGCTTAAAGCAGCGGCACTAAGAGAACTGCAGACACCTGCAGCGTGCCCTGTGTGTAAGGGCACTAATTGAATTAAGCAACTCAACTGCTTAAAGAAACAACAGATCGATCAGCTGAACTCCAGCTCCTGGAATGTTTACCTGCACATAAGGATAACAGATCAATAGTTTTACTCACTACACACCAGTTAGCTTTCCCCCCGcctcccttctttcctcctttctctcaaGAGCCTTATTTCACAAATAAAgttaccagatttttttttttttttaatgaataatttaataCACTGCTTCCCTAGTAGCAGTTACTGCATCCCCAGAGAACTCTGTCTACCTGAACATCAACAGCTTGGAGACACTCAGGTAAAAGCCTCTCAGTTCCACTCAGGGCATAAACTATTTCCAAAACCCTACAAGTGCAACAAAGCTGAGCACCATGGCGGAGCCCAGACAGCATGGAGAGCCGTGTCCCCAGGCCTGACCTCAAATACCAGACAGTCCAATCCACCCCCGCAGCGCTGGCTGGCAGAAGGTGGCACTGCCAGTGCTCTGGAGGCAGATCTGCCTGGTGGCTCCCCCACATTACCACCCACTCTACGCAGGGTCACATGTTACCCCCATCAACTGCGAGCTGGCTTTACCAGCAGGTATGTAACATACTTCAACCTTTCACCAAATGCACACTTAGCAAGACACACTAGTTTCAGAGCAAGCTGTGAGAGTTGCTTCCATTTTCTATTAGAGAAATTTTAAGCATCAGTCTGTGTTTGTATAATGCACCAGTAGTTTACACTACAGAAATCACACTCAAGCAAAAAGCAACTCCAACGCAGACAATGCACACCACCTTGTTTACCCAACACTTCTTCAGGGAGCTCATTAGGAGCAGCTCTACTTGTTTGCTTTGACATATGCCCAAGTGGTCTGGACAATACTTGCATATGGTGTGcattaaacagcactggaatTCCAGTTCCAAAAACACTGGAATTGCCAAGCACGGATTTGGACAGGACAACTCATGCTACTTCAGTTTCCTGGAAAAGACCTGGCAGCACATCCCATTGTAACTTCCTATTCAAGGGATAACAAAGCAAGTTTTTTATAGCTCAGATACAACAATAATATAATAACAGTGTCAGCAAAGACTTTCTTGCTATAAAGCCTTTAACCAAGCTCTTTATTTGTGCACAGCTATTTACTGCCTTCTTATAAACCTATAATGCATATATGATAAGATTTGAACAGAGCAACACTGCTCAAGAAGACAGCAGCAAGCCCACAGAACCTTCTCAGTAATTTAAAGAATCCATAGCTTTCAGTCTGCACTTTGAacaattaatatattttagacTTTCAAGGTAAGAACCACAATTCACCTAATaaattcagtttgttttcatCCAATGAAGTTCTTCACACTggcaaaaaaatgttaagatcTTTAGGGTTTCTTCTGCTGCATGCTTTAATATTACCACTAACAACTTATCAGGATTTGTTATTTTGGCTCTACTTAATATTGGGAATCTTGCCACTGAGATTAACAGCAGCACCTGGAGCCCGATCATAATGGCCATCAGAAATGCTCTGCAGAGTTTCATGTGTAAATACCTTACTTCCATAAAAACCTCACTAGTATGTCAAATTCATTCAGCttcattagaaataaaaacttaagACCAACAGCTTCAATTGGCACTGATGCCAACCAGCACAAAAGCACAATACAGTTCTTCACTGCCTTTCCTTTGATTCTACACCCAGTTTATTTCCAATGCTCTTCgaggaagaaaaagcacagaacagCTGTTTTCAGGCAGTTTTCCCAGATAGCAAGCACAGGCTCAGCATACCCTGCCCTTTCCCTCCTACATGCTTTCAAGTGCCTTTGGTTAAGATCTTTTTTCCAAAGGACGCatcaaaaacaaaagcacaggtACTACTCCTTCACGTGTCACAATGCTAAGAGAAAAATCTGCCATCAGCTgaaggaagcaaataaaaattaatctagaCAACATAACAATAGCTTGACCCATGTAATTCATACAGTAAGCAGCAAAAGATGTTTAATACTCAAATCTGTAAAACAAAAGTGACGTGTACAGATACTTTATTCTCATTCTCATGTGGCAATGACCACTGAAAGAATAGCACAATGAACCCATGTTTTCAGacttttaatattaaatctAGGTGACCGCATTGCTTGGGAGGAATTTCATGTCATTACAGATTCTCAACTTAGTCCAATACACAACTGCATCAACAAACATCCTCTGGAGAGCACAGCTCTCAATTAAGAAGTAGCTCCTTCCTTCATAACAATCTCAAAAACAACCTCTTCCCAAAATGTTGTCATAGCAGAATTACTGATGCGGAGCTGCCTGCCTAAGCAATCTCTTCAAACTGGGTTCTCTCAACTGCAGACTTTTGACTTGGGCTGGTCAGTATCTGCAGCTCGAAATAGCCATAAACCAGCTTTACAGTGACAGAAAGAGCAAGGCAGTAAAGCTTTCTGCCTGATCTTGTCTCACTTTTCATCTCATTAAGGCAGAATTACAAAGCACACGTAATAACATGCTCATATGAATCCTATGGTTTTGGAAAAAGCCATAAGAGCAGCCTTAAAAATCTGCATGattacagaaagcaaacactTATTCTAGTAActcttttaaggaaaaagtttattttcactCTAAGAATGCATTGACAAGAACTCTGTCCCCTAAACTACCAGTGATGCAAATTTAACACAGCAGACTTAACAGCTTTCAACATTGTGTGGAGAAGAGGGGCAGTGCCACAGCATCAAGTGGGGAGCACACATCACACAGGTGATTGCTTTTTAGGTGTCTGCTTTACCATTTTCCctaaatgcaggaaaaaaattacacaggaCAGCAGCATGCTCTAGGTCTTTATAACATTTGCCAACAAATTTGGCTTGTGTCTGGAAATACTCATAGGGTATTTCAGAAAACTACTCTATTGTAttcacttaaaaagaaagactAGAGTGGGAAAAACCCCCACTTCATTAAGTACAATTTCAAACCAAGTGGCTgtgatgacaaaaaaaaaaagggggggggggaaattaaGTTACCCCACGTGACTAGTACTCAGCTATGAGTAAGCATAAGGTTTTGTAAAAATACTCAGCAGGCACATGTACAAAGCCAAGCATGAAATACCAACTCCTCCACATCTACATATTGAGACTACATGTGCATTCCCTTTCCAAGCAGAAGTGCTTCTGCTATAGCCTTCAGTGATAAATCATGAGGGTGATGGGAGTCAGGCACTGTAATGATGAGTCTATCATAACCACCTACAGGtacaaaaagccaaaaaagcaaattcttcTTGTTGTACGTAAGGTGCTTGGGCTAGACCAACAGAATAAACTACCTACTTGTTAGAAGTGCTGATATGAagtaatattctttttttacatTGCTGTAGTTTGGAATAATGAAAAAGTATCTCCAGATAAAACTACTCAAATTCATTTACTTAATCACACAAAACAGACTGAATCTAAGAACCCAGAATTATTCATTAACTCATGCGCAAAGTTTCTACAAAACATGTTTGCAAAACTCTTCGGGAAAGTAACAGAGCTAACTGGATAGCAGTCTTGGCCTATCCGGGTGGAAAGTTAAtcctatttttaatattagatCAGGAACAAAGGATTCTCACCAAGAAAGAATGCACACTTACTGTACTGGAAAGTACCTGTTCATCAGTTCAACAGATTTAAGCAGCAGCCCTTGCCCTTCTCTATACCAAATACAGGAACTCTCTATATCAGGTTGTATACATGTTTCCTGCTGCATTATTGGAGGAATTTAACAATAAAACTGATGAACACCCAatgacattttaagaaaatt
This window contains:
- the IP6K2 gene encoding inositol hexakisphosphate kinase 2; its protein translation is MSPAFGAMEVEHYSKGVLLEPFVHQVGGHSCVLRFNDKTICKPLIQREHQFYETLPTEMRKFTPQYEGVVSVSFEEDEDGNLCLIAYPLNGDHDNLENLDNSDCEPKSKLLRWTNKKTMLLENEKMSKEWVRQHRKEEKIKSHKLEEEFEWLKKSEVLYYTVEKKGNVSSQLKHHNPWSMKCHQQQLQRMKENAKHRNQYKFILLENLTSRYEVPCVLDLKMGTRQHGDDASEEKKANQIRKCQQSTSAVIGVRVCGMQVYQAGTGQLMFMNKYHGRKLSVQGFKEALYQFFHNGKYLRRELFESVIKKLTELKSVLEKQESYRFYSSSLLIIYDGKERQEVAVDSDPEDLEDLSEESSDESAGAYAYKPTATTVDVRMIDFAHTTCKYYGEDSVVHEGQDTGYVFGLQNLIDIIKEIRDESSE